TCATTTGAACTGGACGGTACGGCGTTCTTCGAACGGGACCGCTGGCGTTTCAGTGGGAGTGTGGAACCCGAGGCGGACGACCATTCCGGCTGGACGGCCCAGATATCTCTTACTGGAGTCGGTGAAGACGGGACGAAGTATCGGCAAGTACCGCTAGAATCGGCCGAGGTTGACGTTGAGGGGGTAGACGTCGTTGAGCAAGACGGAGCGATGGTTCTGAGAGCTTCGCCGGGAGTAGGAAGGGTAGAGTTTCGTGGAGCGTCTCGTTCAATCGGTCACGCGGACTTCTTCGACGGTTCAGTCGGTGAGACTCAACTGGAAGTTGACGCTGAGGTCCGACTTGGGGGTGACGAGTGATGGTTGACTCTAAGAGTCAAAAGCTGCGTCAGACTGCTCTCCCCTACCCGTACCGCGATAATGGGCTCTCACTTCAAATAGAGGAATACCAGTTAGAAGACGAGCAACCGGTTGAGCTTGATCAGGAACAAGACAATTTAACAGTTGACCTTGCGATCAACGAGAGCGATCCTTGGGAGCACGCTACGCTCCGTGGGGAGGTAAATCTCCCCGAAGACGTAGTACAATCCGTGTATCCGCCGGATGAACGTTCCTCTCCTCCTGGGAAACTCTATGTGGCAGTTCGGTGCCCAGAAACCATTTACAGAGACCGGGTAGACGTGGGTACCAGTGAAACAGAAGGAGGTCTTGACCCAGGTGTCCATGAAGTTGAGATTTCGCTAGAGAGCAACGATCTCCGGGGTAAGGTTCAGCTACTCCCGTTTCTTGTTCGTTCTTTTGAAGGCGATAGTGACGGTCAGTTTGCGACGACTCCAAACGTCAGGCTAGCGAGTGGTGAACCGTGGACAGTTGTCGTTGATGAAGAGGAAGAGAGCGGGAGTCGTCTTATTGAGGGTGAAGAGGCCGAGTTTAGTGAGCATGATCACCTCCCCGGTGAGAAGCGCCTATACCACCTAGACTTCCGGAAGGTCGACAGCCCAAAACTTTGGATTAACAGCGACCACAGCCGTATAGTAGACATACTCCACGCAAATGGCTCAGTCGGTGCGGAAGCTCGAATGCGCGATGTTGTGCTCGATCAGATTCAGCAAGGTGTCTGGTCCCAGCTTGTAGTGCGAGCAATTTCGGATGTTGATGATGAGGGCGAGCCCCGACACGACTGGGAAAGAGCAGTACTCAATATCTTCGCTCGAGACTTGACTGACGAGGAAGATGTCACGCAGGCGTCGATTCAACTTCGAGAAGAACTCAACGATCCAGAGGGGGTCGCTGTTCTAATGGAACGACTGGACGGAGCGATTCAGGACTATATTGATCCGCGAGATCAGCTGATCAACCTCATTGAGGAAGGGCTTCAAATATAATGAGCGAACAACCATTACGCCGACTGACTGCTGATGGACGACGATTGATCGGGGAAGAGTTCCTCAAGGGAACCAAGGGACAGGTGATCGCGGGTGACGAGCTCGCAGAGTATCTTGAACTTGAGCCCTCGGGCGAGCAGGTCCAGTTGAGCCAGCTGGATGATGAATTAGAATCAATAGTTAGCTCGTACGATCGGTTCGACACGTCAATTGACGCCGCGGCGGCACCTGCGGTCAGAGCGTCGCTGAATATGTCTCGGCGTGTTGCGGCAGACTCTGGAGTTTGGCACTATCTTGCGACTGTCCGTTACCCGGACTTCGTTCGTCATCGATGGGAGTTCACTAGCAAGAAGGCGATGACAGAGAAGTTCCTCGGTGCGGGAACGGACATTTACTCAAACGCACTCCACCGTCTCTGGTGGATTGCTGAACTCACTCGCGAGGGTGACGACTACACACTGACTGAGGAGGTTCTCTCAAACCAGACACTGGCGAACAAAATATTCGACCGGTGGTTCGCACGCTATGAACCAGCTGCGAAGGTCTGTTCTGAGAAACTGATCGGCGAACCTTCGGATGTCGTAGACGAATCGACTCGTCGGTTCAACCACGCACTCACGAACCTCCAATTAGAGGGGCTTGACGAAGATGACATAGAGCGAGTGATGGACCGTATCCTTGATGACATAAGGTGATAGTGCCAGCTACTCACCTGACAGGTAGACAGAGTAAATAAACTGGAGGCAGCCGTCAGCTCCGCTCCATTGGTGTCTCGGTTTTCTGTCGCCTGTGTAAAGATAGGAAATCAAAACGCCCTGCTGTAGACAGTTAGATCATCTCCGGCTTGAAGTTCATCACCAACCGCTCTTTCGCGTCCTTCGCCGATCCGCGCTTCCCGCTGTTGATGAACCGCTTCTCGTCGCGGTCGATCACGTACACGTCCTCGAACGTTCCCGGAAGGTCCTCGTACGAGCAGATCCAGTCGCCCTCCAGTCCCGCGAGCCCGTCGACGAGCGCCTCGTGGTCGATCGTGTTCACGAGGTAGTAGTCCTCGTAGCCGACGTACGGCGGGTCGCAGTAGAACACGGTGTCCTCGCTGTCGTACTTCTCGAAGACGTCCGCCCAGTCGAGGTTCTCGACGACCACGTCCCCGAACCGCTCGGCGAACTCGTCGAGGCGGTCGACCTTGTTCGCGTACGACAGCGCCCGACTCGACACCTTCGAGGTCCCGAACCCGGCTGGGCCGTCGTACTTCCCGCCCCATTGGGTGTACCGGAGGTAGAAGAACTGACCGGCACGCTCGATCGGGTCGCTCGGCCGGTAGCCGTGGAAGAGCTTGTGCGCCCACTCGCCGTGGAGCTCACGCGAGTACGGCGTCCGGTCGAGCCACGCGACCAGTTCCTCGCAGCGGTCGCGAAGGACCTCGAAGAACTGGACGAGGTCGCCGTCGCGGTCGTTGTACACTTCGACCGTGCTCGTGTCCGGGTCCTTGTTCGCGAGCACGCCAGCGGCGCCCCCGAACACTTCTACGAAGCAGGTGTGCTCCGGGACCTGATCGAGGATCCACGACGCGAAGCGACTCTTCCCACCGGGGTAGGGGAAAACGGCGTCCGCCATCACCGATCCCCTACCAGGCGCTCGCCGACGATGCGGGCGACGCGCTCGACCCAGTTGGGAATCACGTCGTCGGGGACGCCGTTGCCGTCGTTGAACGCACGGAGGATCTCCAGCGAGCCGGTAGCCATCCGTGCGTCGAGCTCCCAGTTCAGTTCGTTCGCCGCTTCGATCTCAACGCGGAGTGTGTGGTTTGCGTCGACGCTGACGACGGCGCGAGCGTAATTCGGGCTCCGGCCACGAATCCGCTCGCCGACGAGACTGATGTCGAACTCTTTCGTCTGCGCGCTGCCGCTGTGGGCTGGTTGCTTCGAAGCCATACCCTGCGCTGGTCGTCGGCCGTTGTTTAGACTGACTCGCGAGGTTCCGCACGGTTCCGAACGCGGGGAACCCGTGAGCTGTGTGGGAATTCTCCGATTTCCGGACGCTATTCCGGAGGGTCACTAGGATGGTGAGATATAGAACGGTGCTCGCTCGCGACATCGGTCTCCTCACTTCCGTCATACCCGCTGAAGTCGCTGAACGTTCCAGTGCGCTGATGGACGACTTGGACGCGAAGAACGCCGTCGCCTTCGATGTGCCAGCGGAGCGTGTCGCCGTCGTCGATGTCCAATTCGTGGCGGATGCGGGCAGGAATGTTCGCTTGATTCCCCGAGACCTTGCTTTCGGAGTCTATCCTCTCGCCACCCATATGTGGTCGTAAGGAATCCGTTACGGATAAAATAGCGTTCCTCACGCTACTGTTCTCGTCAGCAGGGGCTGGGGTTCGTCTGGGAGCCTTCGGGACCGACAAGGTGGTACCGCTTCGAACCACGATCCTGCTCGATGTCGATGAGGTTGTAGTGCTCCAGCTTCGGCAGATGGTTCTCGCGGAGGTACCGCAGCGTCACGGGGTCGTCGTGCGCCTCCTGGTACCGCGCGTACAGCTCTTTCTGGATGAGCCCGTCCTCCTCGGCGAGGACCTCGTACAGCGCACGCTGATGCGTGTTCAGCTTCGAGATCGTCTTCTGCCGAACCTCGCGTTCGGCGTCGGCGACCGCGTCCTCGACGAGTCGCCCCGGAATCGCGGCCAGTCCTTCGCGGGAGGCCATCCGCGCCGCGACACGCAACCCCGCGATCGCCTGCCGCGCGTCTCCTTCGGAGAGGCGGGCGATGCGCCGAAGCACGTCCTCGTCGACGGCGTTCGGTCCGAGTCCTTCGCGAGCTCGCCGGGAGAGAATCTCCGTGATCGCGTCCTCGCCGTAGGTGTCGAACCGAACGCGGTAGGCGACGCTGATCCGAGAGGTGATTCGATCGTCGAGGTCTGCGAGCAGATCGACCTCCCGGTTTGCGATACCAATCCACGAGAGTCCGGGGATATCGTGGAGGTCGTAGAGCACCTTCGTCTCGCGGAGCTGATCGACCTCGTCGAGGATGACGACGCCCGGCCCGTGGAGATCAGCCTTGATGCGGTCGATGAGCCGACTCGTTGAGGCCGATCGCGGCATCGCGGCGCCGACGAGTTCGTGGGATATCTGGTCGAGTACCGCGTTTCTGGTGTAGTACTTCCAGCAGTTAACGTAGGCGTAGGGGACATCAAGAACTTCTCGTCGGAGCTCGCGAACAGCGGCTTTCGCGACCGTCGTTTTCCCGACACCGGAGGGGCCAAACAGAAAGCAGTTCTCTGCGCGAAACCCGTCTTGGATCGGTGCGAGAGCGTCTGTCACTTCGTTCATGTGCCGGTTTCGGTCGACGATCGGGTCGGGCAAGTGTCCCTCTTCGAAGACCGCTCCGTTGCGTACCACGTCTCCGTCGCGTATCACGTCTTAGTCGGTCTCGGTACGAGTACATAAGCCGACCCCCGAGTGTTCCGGACGGTTCCGGATGATCCTAGTCGAAGGAGACAGTCGATACCTCCTGGTTTTAGAGCCAAACACAGATCCTTGAGACCGGTGACAGAAGCCGTAGAGCCAATGATTAAATACGGTACGGAGCCAGATTCGATACAGATGGGAGACACGGATCTGACCTACGTCGATCTCTTTGCCGGCGCCGGCGGGCTGTCTGTCGGTCTCGAGCGTGCCGGCTTCGATCTCGTTCACGCGGTCGAAGTCGACGCAGACGCCCGTGCCTCCTTCGCGAACAACCGAGACAATCTCGAACCCGAAGACTTGACGCAGGACATTCGCGATATCGACAACCAAGACGTACAGGATGTCGTCGGTCGTGATCGCGTCGACCTCGTCGCCGGTGGCCCACCGTGTCAGGGCTTTTCAGAAGTCGTGAGCCCCGACGGGTCTGACGACCGGAACCACCTGTTCGTCAACTTCATCTCGTGGGTTAACGAGCTGAACCCGAAGGCCGCGCTGTTCGAGAACGTCCGGGGGATGCAGAACACTGCTGACGGAAAGTTCCTCGAGGCGGTACAGGATTCGTTCGACCAGATGGGCTACGACGTGAGCCACCGGATCGTGAAGGCGTCTGACTTCGGTGTCCCACAACAGCGACACCGGCTGCTCGTCCTCGCGACCGAGAAGTCCGCGACCGAACACCCGTTCGAGGGCTTCGAGATCGACCCTGTGGACACCCCTGGCGTGATCGACGGAATCGGAGATCTCCCCAAGGTTGGTCCCGGTGAGCAGATCACCGAGTACGATGCCGAACCTAAGACGGTGATTCAGGAGGGCCTCCGCGGTGACACGACAGAGCTCACCCATCACCAGGCGGCGAGCCACTCGGAGGACATGGTTGAGATGATCGATCACATTCCTGACGGAGGGAACCGGACCGCGATCCCCGACGACCTCCAGCCGTCCTCGGGGTACCACAACTCCTACTCTCGGCTCGACTCTCAGGAGCCCGCCGTCGCGATCACCTCGAACATGTCGAAGCCCTCCAGCGCCCGGTGTATCCACCCGTTCCAGAACCGGGGGCTCACCCCGCGCGAGGGTGCTCGACTACAGACGTTCCCGGATTCGTACCGGTTCGAGGGCGGGCTGGTCTCGGTCCGACAGCAAATCGGGAACGCTGTGCCGCCGTACCTCGGGGAGGCAGTCGGCTACTACCTCAAACAGAGCGTCTATCAACAGGAACTCGCCGAACACGAACAGGAGCGCATCTACAAGCTCCGGTGCGGTGGCATGGAAATAGACGAGTTTGAAGAGCAGAAGGCTGATATCGGCGGTCACGCTCAACAGGCCACCCTCGACTTCGCGGACTGAACGTCTGCTCCGATTCTGCCGCTGTAGTTACTTTACCAGTGGTCTCGCCATCGCCGAGTCGATGGAAACATTTCTATGATTGTCTATTTCACAATCAGATAACCAAAATGAGCGACCGGACTGAGGTTCGCACGGAGCGTGAAGACGATGTCATCCGGACGTTCCTCACCGAGCACTTCCCACCGGGATACGAAGGCGACGGCTCGACGCTGGCGGACTACACCGACGCTGACGCCGAGATCTCCGTAGACGAGCAAGCGGAAATAGAGGATCTCCTCGAAGAGGCTGGCCGGCACTTCGAGAGCTCGAAGGGGACGCTCGGACTTGCGATCGACTTCGTGATTCTCGCCGAAGAGCTGTCCGACACGGATGAGTGGCTGGACGGGTACGACTCGTCCATCGGGAGGAGCGATATCCTCGATCGCTACGAGAGCACCGCGAAGTCCTCTCTGACCCTCAAGCGGGGAGATACAAAAGAGGGAATCCGGTCGTATCACAACGACCTGATCGACCTGTTTCGCGAGGATCTCGGCCGAACCAACTTCCCGAGTTCTCCGGGCCACCACACGGGAGAGTGGGAACGATACGATCATATGCTCGAGCGAGCGTTCCGCCTCTCTCGCCGAGGGCGATTCGTCGCCGCCCAATGTCTGTTCGATCTGGGATTAGAGCGCCTCGAATCGAAGGAGTACGAGCAGCGACAGCCGCCCTTCCCAAACCCGTTCCACCGCGTGCTGACCGAGTACGATCGTAGCGCTCCCGAAGAACAGGGCGGATCCGCGTATCAAGCCCTCTGCTACGGATACGTGAAAGCGGAGTGGCCGCATCTGTCGCTCCGCGCGAGCAAGGTCCGTACAGGATCGTCTCGACAGAATCGATACGGCGATATAGACGGGTTCTACGGTCCGGACTTGATGATTTCCGTCGAAGTCAAGGATAGAGATATCGACGGTTCGAACGTCGACTCCGAACTCGGCACGATGATGCAAGTGGCTCGAAACACGACGGCGATCGCGATCGCAATCTGCCGTCGAATCACTGACGACGCTCGCGCGACCCTCGAAGATGCCGGTGTTCAGGTTCTCTCTGATGAGGATCTTGAATCACAACTCCAGATATGGGACTATCATAAGCAAAACCGGGCGTTACACGGAATGGTCCACTTCTTCGCCAACATCGAAGAGAATCCGGCAGGAGTACAACGGCTGCTGAGATTCGTGGAATCGATCGATCCGGAGAACACCGCTTTGGCCCATCTCTACGAAGATTCTGACGATCAATCTTAAACTAGCAATGTCTCCTCGTACCGTACACCACTAATTTATTCAGATAGAAGAACAGTACTATTTTCATCAACTTGAGGCCGTATGACAAGCGAATCACCTACACAGATACTTGATGGTATTCACCAGAGTATTCTGAGGAAACACGAGTTAGGAGATCAGCGAATCAAAGCATGGTACTGTGACGAGTATGAACCTCCGGAAGAACTCCAAGATATTGAGACACCCCCTCATCAAAGGTTGTTTGAGCGGAGTGCCAAATTAGCCGACTTTGCAGCGAGTAATTTGGCTAGAGAAGAGGTGAGATTTGGTGATCCAGATCCAATCGTTGAACTGATCGCCTATGGTGTGGCTGTCGAGATATTATTGAGTGGAGTCCATCTCAAAGTGGATTCGGAAAAATTTGTCAAAATATTGGAGAAGAATAAAAAGACACCATCATACTGTGACTGTAAACAGATACTAATCGCTGATATCACCTCAAAAATGCCCTCTGAGCAACTAGGTATCCTGATTAAGACTCTTGAGATAATTCGTGATCAACGGAACAATGAAGCCCATCTTGGATATCACACCTATCAGCATTCACATCTTGATGGATTAGTTCTGGAGCTAATCTACATACTGCTGAAAATCTACTCTGAATCCGATATACCAGAATTGGAATCTCTTGAGTCACATATCAAAGAAGCGCGATCGAATATCACCAATCCAAGAATGGTCACTTTTGATTTAGACGCGATCTTCGAAGAGTGAGCCAACGTGCTGTGAAATCTAGAACAATGATAGTGCTACTGCCGACTTCTAGAACAAGTCGTCAACGAACCCCCCAAACCACCCCTGATCACGCCTGAGACCGCGTCGGTTCTGCCGTACTAAGTGCTACCTTCTTTTGGAAGTTCATATGCGATTAGAGGCAACCGGGAAACCGGACCAGTACAAGTGTTGGCTCACGGACGACGACCTCGAGGCGCTCCGTCGTGCCGCCGGGAGTCACCGCGACGACCTCGTGATACAGCTCGGCGGGTTCGTCGGGCTACGCGCGTTCGAGATCCCGCAGGTTACTCCCAAGCACGTGAAGCGGACTCCCGACGGCGACCACTTCCGACTCCGCGTGCCAGAGGGGAAGGACACGACCGGGAGCGGCGGGAAGCCTCGCGACGCCTACCTCCCGCAAGAGGTCGAGGGCGACATCCACCGGTACGTCCGCTCGGAGGATGTCGGCCGCCACGAGCCGATCGTGGATCTCTCCGAAAGCGGTGTCCGGGCCGTGGTCAAACGCACGGCTGAGCGTGCGGCTGACGCGACCGGTGACGAGGACTTCCGCCACGTGTCGAGCCACGATCTCCGGCGCCGTTTCGCACAGCGGCTTCTCGTAGACCGTCACATGAACCCGCGCGTCGTCATGACCGTCGGCGGGTGGGACTCGTTTCAGGCGATCGAGCCATACCTGAACGCGCCGACGCCTGAGGTCGTCAATGAAGCATTTGAGGAGGCTGGCTTTGAGTAAACACAGAATTACCATGGGCCGGTTAGAGCCAATCCAAGAACGGCCAGAGTGCTGAATCCCTCTGCCAGAGATAGGTTTCAGCGTCCTTCGGAGTACAACGCGCGTATACAGTGGCAAATGCGGTGATCTAGAAAAAACCAATTGAACCCTTGCTGGTACTATGGTCTGAACGTACTCTCGGAGATAACCGTTTTTGAAGGGGTGTGTACAATTACAACTTCAAGTTTGTCAGCTTCCGGCCCTGTATTATTTGGTGGACTACGGAAGTCTGCTGCCCCTACTGGTATTCGAAATTTGATATTACTTCCAGTAGTCCAGGTGGTACTGTCATCAAATAGAACTCCATCAGTGACACCGTATCCAGAAGCTAACTTGTCGTTACCCTCGTAGGAGTCAGCGTCAAAGCTTAAAGAGCTGGGTGGGAGATTCACCAACCGAACTTGTGTGTCATCCATATTGTCGCCACTAGCACGAACGATTATCTCTAATTTAGAAAGGGCAATATCCTCTCCAGCGATGTGTGTGATCGACACAACTTGCTGGTCAAGCTCGCCGCCAGCTTCGAATACACCGGTTGTATCTCCAACATTTGGGGCAGGGTCATTAACACTCTCT
This genomic window from Halorubrum sp. PV6 contains:
- a CDS encoding DUF6339 family protein, whose translation is MSEQPLRRLTADGRRLIGEEFLKGTKGQVIAGDELAEYLELEPSGEQVQLSQLDDELESIVSSYDRFDTSIDAAAAPAVRASLNMSRRVAADSGVWHYLATVRYPDFVRHRWEFTSKKAMTEKFLGAGTDIYSNALHRLWWIAELTREGDDYTLTEEVLSNQTLANKIFDRWFARYEPAAKVCSEKLIGEPSDVVDESTRRFNHALTNLQLEGLDEDDIERVMDRILDDIR
- a CDS encoding DNA adenine methylase — translated: MADAVFPYPGGKSRFASWILDQVPEHTCFVEVFGGAAGVLANKDPDTSTVEVYNDRDGDLVQFFEVLRDRCEELVAWLDRTPYSRELHGEWAHKLFHGYRPSDPIERAGQFFYLRYTQWGGKYDGPAGFGTSKVSSRALSYANKVDRLDEFAERFGDVVVENLDWADVFEKYDSEDTVFYCDPPYVGYEDYYLVNTIDHEALVDGLAGLEGDWICSYEDLPGTFEDVYVIDRDEKRFINSGKRGSAKDAKERLVMNFKPEMI
- a CDS encoding AbrB/MazE/SpoVT family DNA-binding domain-containing protein, whose protein sequence is MGGERIDSESKVSGNQANIPARIRHELDIDDGDTLRWHIEGDGVLRVQVVHQRTGTFSDFSGYDGSEETDVASEHRSISHHPSDPPE
- a CDS encoding Cdc6/Cdc18 family protein; protein product: MPDPIVDRNRHMNEVTDALAPIQDGFRAENCFLFGPSGVGKTTVAKAAVRELRREVLDVPYAYVNCWKYYTRNAVLDQISHELVGAAMPRSASTSRLIDRIKADLHGPGVVILDEVDQLRETKVLYDLHDIPGLSWIGIANREVDLLADLDDRITSRISVAYRVRFDTYGEDAITEILSRRAREGLGPNAVDEDVLRRIARLSEGDARQAIAGLRVAARMASREGLAAIPGRLVEDAVADAEREVRQKTISKLNTHQRALYEVLAEEDGLIQKELYARYQEAHDDPVTLRYLRENHLPKLEHYNLIDIEQDRGSKRYHLVGPEGSQTNPSPC
- a CDS encoding DNA cytosine methyltransferase, with protein sequence MGDTDLTYVDLFAGAGGLSVGLERAGFDLVHAVEVDADARASFANNRDNLEPEDLTQDIRDIDNQDVQDVVGRDRVDLVAGGPPCQGFSEVVSPDGSDDRNHLFVNFISWVNELNPKAALFENVRGMQNTADGKFLEAVQDSFDQMGYDVSHRIVKASDFGVPQQRHRLLVLATEKSATEHPFEGFEIDPVDTPGVIDGIGDLPKVGPGEQITEYDAEPKTVIQEGLRGDTTELTHHQAASHSEDMVEMIDHIPDGGNRTAIPDDLQPSSGYHNSYSRLDSQEPAVAITSNMSKPSSARCIHPFQNRGLTPREGARLQTFPDSYRFEGGLVSVRQQIGNAVPPYLGEAVGYYLKQSVYQQELAEHEQERIYKLRCGGMEIDEFEEQKADIGGHAQQATLDFAD
- a CDS encoding site-specific integrase, with the translated sequence MRLEATGKPDQYKCWLTDDDLEALRRAAGSHRDDLVIQLGGFVGLRAFEIPQVTPKHVKRTPDGDHFRLRVPEGKDTTGSGGKPRDAYLPQEVEGDIHRYVRSEDVGRHEPIVDLSESGVRAVVKRTAERAADATGDEDFRHVSSHDLRRRFAQRLLVDRHMNPRVVMTVGGWDSFQAIEPYLNAPTPEVVNEAFEEAGFE
- a CDS encoding type IV pilin; the protein is MCKQDRAVTPVISTILMVAIVVVLAATASVLFFDVAESVNDPAPNVGDTTGVFEAGGELDQQVVSITHIAGEDIALSKLEIIVRASGDNMDDTQVRLVNLPPSSLSFDADSYEGNDKLASGYGVTDGVLFDDSTTWTTGSNIKFRIPVGAADFRSPPNNTGPEADKLEVVIVHTPSKTVISESTFRP